A section of the Bombus fervidus isolate BK054 chromosome 9, iyBomFerv1, whole genome shotgun sequence genome encodes:
- the Blp gene encoding mitochondrial import inner membrane translocase subunit Tim16 codes for MAKHLVQIIIMGTQVVVKAFTRALRQEIAASQAAAHKTGGGARGTQHVAANYKTGISLEEALQILNVERVNEVEAIERNYKHLMEVNDRSKGGSFYIQSKIVRAKERIDEELKTMKTPPPNSNSRQQNASKNL; via the coding sequence ATGGCAAAACACTTagtacaaataattataatggGCACACAAGTCGTTGTTAAAGCATTTACACGTGCATTACGACAAGAAATTGCAGCAAGTCAAGCTGCTGCACATAAAACAGGTGGTGGAGCACGAGGTACTCAACATGTTGCGGCCAATTATAAGACTGGTATTTCTTTGGAAGAAGCACTACAAATTTTGAATGTTGAACGAGTGAATGAAGTAGAAGCTATTGAACGTAACTATAAGCATCTTATGGAAGTTAATGATAGATCGAAAGGTGGTTCCTTTTATATTCAGTCAAAAATTGTACGTGCTAAAGAACGTATTGACGAAGAACTAAAAACTATGAAGACTCCTCCTCCAAACAGTAATTCTAGGCAACAAAATGCTTCAAAAAACCTATAA
- the Fntb gene encoding farnesyl transferase beta subunit gives MWNSKISERDEPHIRTYAEILKQKQDDEGYQTTSSIRQDRVENDILKLYKLSNEPVLTRQKHIQFLKKSLFHLTEAYQCLDSSRPWLCYWSLHSLQILGERLEYDEYSKIIGFLAKCQSPEGGFGGGPGQHPHLASTYAAINALCTIGTPQAYQVIDRKGLKQFLASLHGEDGSFSLHKDGETDIRGIYCALSVAKLTNVYTPEIFKESESWIAKCQTWEGGFGGSPGMEAHGGYGFCGLAALMLLGKPHFCCLKSFLRWIVNKQMRLEGGFQGRTEKLVDGCYSFWQGGAFPLIHSILSVENKVFNSAYWLFNQEALQEYLLICCQHPHGSLVDKPGKSQDVYHTCYALSGLSIAQNSPLPLIIGSPNLNLVKIIHPLYNLENSCAINALKYFNTLPIPD, from the exons ATGTGGAATTCAAAAATTAGTGAACGTGATGAACCACACATTAGAACTTACGCCgagatattaaaacaaaaacagGATGATGAAGGATACCAAACAACAAGTTCAATACGACAA GATCGTGTTGAAAATGATATactgaaattatataaattaagtaaTGAACCTGTTTTAACAAGACAGAAACATATTCAGTTCTTAAAAAAATCTTTGTTTCATCTTACTGAAGCTTACCAG TGTTTAGATTCTAGCAGACCGTGGCTCTGTTATTGGAGTCTACATTCTCTTCAAATCCTAGGAGAACGTTTAGAATATgatgaatattcaaaaattattGGTTTTTTGGCCAAATGTCAATCACCAGAAGGAGGCTTTGGAGGAGGTCCAGGGCAGCATCCTCATTTAGCCTCTACATATGCAGCAATAAATGCTTTATGTACTATTGGTACTCCTCAAGCTTATCAAGTAATTGATAG AAAAGGacttaaacaatttttagcaTCTTTACATGGAGAAGATGGTTCTTTCAGTTTACATAAAGATGGAGAAACAGATATAAGAGGAATATATTGTGCTCTTTCTGTAGCAAAACTGACAAATGTATATACTCCTGAAATATTTAAGGAAAGTGAAAGTTGGATAGCTAAATGTCAAACATGGGAAGGTGGTTTTGGTGGTTCTCCTGGCATGGAAGCTCATGGAGGATATGGATTTTGTGGGTTAGCAGCACTTATGCTTCTTGGAAAACCTCACTTCTGTTGTTTGAAATCATTTCTG aGGTGGATAGTAAACAAACAAATGCGTTTGGAAGGTGGATTCCAGGGGCGCACAGAGAAACTAGTAGATGGGTGTTATTCATTTTGGCAAGGTGGAGCCTTTCCACTGATTCACTCGATTTTAAGTGTGGAGAACAAAGTATTTAATTCCGCATATTGGTTGTTTAATCAAGAAGCCTtacaagaatatttattaatctgCTGCCAACATCCTCATGGGAGTCTTGTAGACAAGCCTGGAAA aagTCAAGATGTATATCATACATGTTATGCACTTAGTGGACTATCAATTGCACAGAATTCCCCATTGCCATTGATCATTGGATCGcctaatttaaatttagtcAAAATAATTCATCCTTtgtataatttagaaaattcttgTGCAATTAAtgcattgaaatattttaatacgctGCCGATACCTGACTGA
- the LOC139990478 gene encoding phosphatidylinositol 4-kinase type 2-alpha-like isoform X1 gives MSDSEQRQLHVPYREYHSQNNTNTSALVETDALVDLSITSNNCLPVNECSELIPDVEFVPNLSNEQTIAIDSPGMDRESQPLLGRLELDVTFNRFPDDPQFSELVWQAELAIDNGISPERIYQGSSGSYFVKNPTGKIIGVFKPKDEEPYGRLNPKWTKWMHKLCCPCCFGRSCLIPNQGYLSEAGASLVDRKLGLGIVPNTRVVKLVSKTFNYPRLDRQKARMKQAIMDQFPTVGSHFNRIGLPPKVGSFQVFVDGYKDADYWLRRWENEPLSPRLSREFQLQFERLVILDYIIRNTDRGNDNWLIKYDNSKGKNGSEQGEVKIAAIDNGLAFPFKHPDSWRAYPYHWAWLSQAKQPFSDVTRELVLPQLSDQNFVQDLCDDLYQLFKQDKGFDRPHFDKQMSVMRGQILNLQQALKDAKSPVQLVQMPAVIVEKAKGNGAPRLFSFSDTFTQRFQNKSPFFSWC, from the exons ATGAGCGACTCCGAACAGCGGCAATTACACGTGCCTTATCGAGAATATCATAGCCAGAACAATACTAATACTTCTGCCTTAGTGGAAACTGATGCATTGGTAGATCTCTCAATCACATCTAACAATTGTTTACCAGTAAATGAGTGTTCAGAACTAATACCAGACGTTGAATTTGTTCCCAATCTGAGCAACGAACAAACCATAGCCATTGATTCCCCTGGGATGGACCGGGAGAGCCAGCCTCTCCTTGGTCGACTGGAGCTGGATGTCACCTTTAATCGTTTTCCTG ATGATCCACAATTCTCTGAGTTAGTATGGCAGGCTGAATTGGCAATAGACAATGGAATCTCCCCCGAAAGGATATACCAAGGTTCTAGTGGCAGTTACTTTGTAAAAAATCCCACAGGG aaaataataggtGTTTTTAAGCCAAAGGATGAAGAACCTTATGGAAGATTAAATCCAAAATGGACAAAATGGATGCATAAACTTTGTTGTCCGTGTTGTTTTGGAAGAAGTTGTTTAATTCCAAATCAAGGATACCTCAGTGAGGCGGGTGCAAGTTTAGTTGACCGTAAATTGGGTCTGGGTATAGTTCCAAATACTAGAGTAGTAAAACTTGTCAGTAAAACATTTAACTACCCACGCTTAGACCGTCAAAAAGCTCGTATGAAGCAAGCTATCATGGACCAGTTTCCTACAGTGGGATCTCATTTCAATCGTATTGGTTTGCCGCCGAAAGTTGGTTCTTTTCAAGTTTTTGTAGATGGTTACAAGGATGCTGATTACTGGTTAAGGCGATGGGAAAATGAACCTCTATCACCACGTCTTAGTAGAGAATTTCAACTTCAATTCGAACGCTTAGTTATTTTGGActatataattagaaatactGACAGAG GTAATGATAATtggttaattaaatatgataatagtaaAGGAAAAAACGGATCAGAACAGGGTGAAGTAAAAATAGCCGCTATAGATAATGGTTTGGCTTTTCCTTTTAAACATCCCGATTCATGGCGTGCTTATCCGTATCACTGGGCATGGTTAAGTCAAGCGAAACAACCATTTAGCGATGTAACGCGAGAACTTGTATTACCACAACTTTCGGATCAAAATTTTGTACAAGATCTTTGTGACgatttatatcaattatttaaa CAAGATAAAGGTTTCGATCGACCTCATTTTGATAAACAAATGAGCGTAATGCGCGGTCAAATATTGAACTTACAACAAGCTTTAAAGGATGCCAAAAGCCCTGTGCAGTTGGTACAAATGCCTGCTGTGATCGTTGAaaa GGCCAAGGGAAACGGAGCACCAAGACTTTTCTCATTCTCTGATACATTTACACAGCGCTTCCAGAATAAAAGTCCTTTCTTCTCTTGGTGTTAA
- the Exd2 gene encoding exonuclease 3'-5' domain-containing 2, whose product MHPVRGNMFLVCVTVGLVLLASKYHKNVFRSVRHLCQSINSKSCKQSDNKKKDLKITLDKIILADTPEKCDYAIQRIHCNLSNDVLGFDCEWVNEGSVSLLQLATFNGVCGLFRIGKIGYIPQKLKDLLANKDILKVGVASYEDGQKILADYGCRVSSTVDLRTLAARVKLPSPQSLAAMSLQYLGVEMDKLIEIRCSNWDAGTLTDEQVAYAACDAIASVLIYDQITQKMKEKYSLWEILKNYIKSICNKNLNMHFHCIPNDVIDTRFKAQHEHTTINQKNTENNHFGKIDRNYKTNNNTIRKNNVPTRNKPLYHNCYLQAPDGEILCTCDRKKAEWYLTKGLGEVIEKEPLTVRLKFEPSGRALGQVGQYYTQIKINQCVVCGTSDKFIRKNVVPREYRKYFPLVMKAHQSHDILLLCPSCHEISNYHDLQLRRKLADMCDAPLVGPLTHIRNKNVNNSRKLHSAVKALRERTTLPDARRKDLEHYILECTNEKQVTPILLDVLNKKLENTISVPDPDQPKCQPHGLKVVQYFHKREGGLVELERMWREHFLLTMKPKYLPNLWSVHHNQERLIIHQSQNRIKPEDAKVAGLAY is encoded by the exons ATGCATCCTGTAAGAGGCAACATGTTTCTCGTATGCGTAACTGTGGGCCTTGTACTTTTGGCCTCCAAATACCACAAAAATGTCTTTCGAAGTGTTAGACATCTCTGTCAATCTATAAACAGTAAAAGTTGTAAGCAAAGTgataataagaagaaagatCTTAAAATCACATTGGACAAAATCATTTTAGCTGATACTCCAGAAAAATGTGATTATGCTATTCAACGTATTCATTG CAACTTGTCTAATGATGTGCTGGGTTTTGATTGTGAATGGGTCAATGAAGGATCTGTTTCTTTACTTCAACTTGCTACATTTAATGGAGTATGTGGACTTTTTCGCATTGGCAAAATTGGATATATTCCtcaaaaattgaaa GATTTACTAGCTAATAAAGATATTCTTAAAGTAGGAGTTGCTTCATACGAGGATGGACAGAAGATATTAGCAGATTATGGGTGTAGAGTTAGCAGTACAGTTGATTTAAGGACATTAGCAGCACGAGTGAAGTTACCAAGTCCACAAAGTTTAGCTGCAATGAGTTTGCAATATTTAGGCGTGGAAATggataaattaatagaaattaggTGCAGCAATTGGGATGCTGGCACTCTTACTGACGAGCAAGTAGCATATGCTGCTTGTGATGCAATTGCATCTGTTCTTATTTATGACcaa attACGCAGAAAATGAAGGAGAAGTATTCATTGTGggaaatcttaaaaaattatataaaaagtatatgtaataaaaatctaaatatgCATTTTCATTGTATACCTAATGATGTAATTGATACGAG GTTCAAGGCTCAACATGAACACACAACTATTAATCAAAAAAACACAGAAAATAATCATTTTGGCAAGATTGacagaaattacaaaacaaataataacacTATACGTAAAAATAATGTACCTACAAGAAATAAACCATTATATCATAATTGTTACTTACAAGCACCAGATGgagaaatattatgtacatgtGATCGTAAAAAAGCAGAATGGTATCTTACAAAAGGATTAGGAGAAGTAATTGAAAAGGAACCACTTACCGTCAGGTTAAAATTTGAACCTTCTGGGCGAGCTTTGGGACAGGTTGGACAGTATTACACACAAATTAAAATCAATCAGTGTGTGGTTTGTGGAACATCAGATaagtttattagaaaaaatgtTGTACCTCGGgaatatcgtaaatattttccat TGGTGATGAAAGCACATCAATCTCacgatatattattattatgtccATCTTGTCATGAAATAAGCAATTATCATGATCTGCAGCTCAGAAGAAAGCTAGCAGACATGTGCGACGCACCTTTAGTTGGTCCATTGACacatatacgtaataaaaatgtaaataattcaaGGAAGTTACATTCAGCTGTTAAAGCTTTAAGAGAAAGAACAACTTTGCCTGATGCACGACGCAAAGATTTAgaacattatattttagaatgtACAAATGAGAAACAAGTTACACCAATTTTGCTTGAtgtattaaacaaaaaattagaGAACACAATATCAGTACCCGATCCTGATCAACCTAAATGTCAACCTCATGGTTTAAAG gttgttcaatattttcataaaaggGAAGGGGGTTTAGTAGAATTGGAACGTATGTGGAGGGAACATTTTCTTCTGACTATGAAGCCAAAATATCTACCAAATCTATGGTCTGTTCATCACAATCAAGAAAGATTAATTATTCATCAATCACAGAACAGAATTAAACCAGAAGATGCAAAGGTAGCTGGTTTGGCatactga
- the LOC139990478 gene encoding phosphatidylinositol 4-kinase type 2-alpha-like isoform X2, with protein MSDSEQRQLHVPYREYHSQNNTNTSALVETDALVDLSITSNNCLPVNECSELIPDVEFVPNLSNEQTIAIDSPGMDRESQPLLGRLELDVTFNRFPDDPQFSELVWQAELAIDNGISPERIYQGSSGSYFVKNPTGKIIGVFKPKDEEPYGRLNPKWTKWMHKLCCPCCFGRSCLIPNQGYLSEAGASLVDRKLGLGIVPNTRVVKLVSKTFNYPRLDRQKARMKQAIMDQFPTVGSHFNRIGLPPKVGSFQVFVDGYKDADYWLRRWENEPLSPRLSREFQLQFERLVILDYIIRNTDRGNDNWLIKYDNSKGKNGSEQGEVKIAAIDNGLAFPFKHPDSWRAYPYHWAWLSQAKQPFSDVTRELVLPQLSDQNFVQDLCDDLYQLFKGQGKRSTKTFLIL; from the exons ATGAGCGACTCCGAACAGCGGCAATTACACGTGCCTTATCGAGAATATCATAGCCAGAACAATACTAATACTTCTGCCTTAGTGGAAACTGATGCATTGGTAGATCTCTCAATCACATCTAACAATTGTTTACCAGTAAATGAGTGTTCAGAACTAATACCAGACGTTGAATTTGTTCCCAATCTGAGCAACGAACAAACCATAGCCATTGATTCCCCTGGGATGGACCGGGAGAGCCAGCCTCTCCTTGGTCGACTGGAGCTGGATGTCACCTTTAATCGTTTTCCTG ATGATCCACAATTCTCTGAGTTAGTATGGCAGGCTGAATTGGCAATAGACAATGGAATCTCCCCCGAAAGGATATACCAAGGTTCTAGTGGCAGTTACTTTGTAAAAAATCCCACAGGG aaaataataggtGTTTTTAAGCCAAAGGATGAAGAACCTTATGGAAGATTAAATCCAAAATGGACAAAATGGATGCATAAACTTTGTTGTCCGTGTTGTTTTGGAAGAAGTTGTTTAATTCCAAATCAAGGATACCTCAGTGAGGCGGGTGCAAGTTTAGTTGACCGTAAATTGGGTCTGGGTATAGTTCCAAATACTAGAGTAGTAAAACTTGTCAGTAAAACATTTAACTACCCACGCTTAGACCGTCAAAAAGCTCGTATGAAGCAAGCTATCATGGACCAGTTTCCTACAGTGGGATCTCATTTCAATCGTATTGGTTTGCCGCCGAAAGTTGGTTCTTTTCAAGTTTTTGTAGATGGTTACAAGGATGCTGATTACTGGTTAAGGCGATGGGAAAATGAACCTCTATCACCACGTCTTAGTAGAGAATTTCAACTTCAATTCGAACGCTTAGTTATTTTGGActatataattagaaatactGACAGAG GTAATGATAATtggttaattaaatatgataatagtaaAGGAAAAAACGGATCAGAACAGGGTGAAGTAAAAATAGCCGCTATAGATAATGGTTTGGCTTTTCCTTTTAAACATCCCGATTCATGGCGTGCTTATCCGTATCACTGGGCATGGTTAAGTCAAGCGAAACAACCATTTAGCGATGTAACGCGAGAACTTGTATTACCACAACTTTCGGATCAAAATTTTGTACAAGATCTTTGTGACgatttatatcaattatttaaa GGCCAAGGGAAACGGAGCACCAAGACTTTTCTCATTCTCTGA
- the LOC139990474 gene encoding uncharacterized protein, with protein sequence MRIATDTNFLSKNFVIHTFYDERTCFCWNQDKLIIFPYTNNEDREFAVLSKSAIGMGTVFHEVLIPRNEYLYLDNKREMTNKLLFKLSSQETNSSQMYVYPLNVDSIVEYFMKTLTNNDSTVKNLCIIADGLKLLMLMNENVKIIHSSIYSISNIIPVRKSSKIAALLLTTNTNVIILMHSKDNMLVFETIYIRTQIQAICAGFSQSLEDILWIVYSYESKLYYVKKQLLIDNIYQVKVEDKSFVCLQSYDSNIILGLTEDNQLVEFPISTVERTLSIENNTFINLHFNMLDGVSLIMDKIYKSTQELQTLNEILTAEKDKLKRINLYAHKDKIHLCPKMMINYIANQIFLSANFHDILPKNSWIVLNVKLGYRNLFCMKKIVGRETIVDIYIPENLMADTSQIAIDLIAFRDKRYPWCLIRNYVISDYVERRKKKKRLNVDFINSKIAILKTCIQEGNINMKKLSEIKKSVRKEFSDM encoded by the exons atgcgTATTGCGACagatactaattttttatcaaaaaattttgttattcatACATTTTACGATGAAAGGACTTGTTTTTGCTGGAATCAAGATAAACttataatatttccatataCAAATAATGA GGACCGAGAATTTGCTGTTCTAAGTAAAAGTGCGATTGGAATGGGTACTGTTTTTCATGAAGTATTGATACCGAGAAATGAGTATCTTTATTTGGATAATAAGCGAGAAATGACAAATAAACTGCTATTTAAGCTTTCTTCCCAAGAAACTAATTCCAGTCAAATGTATGTTTATCCATTAAATGTGGATAGCattgtagaatattttatgaaaacttTAACAAATAATGATTCTACTGTAAAAAATTTATGCATAATTGCAGATGGACTAAAACTTTTAATGCTAAtgaatgaaaatgtaaaaataatacatagcAGTATTTATTCCATTAGTAATATAATACCTGTACGAAAGAGTTCCAAAATTGCAGCATTACTTCTTACTACAAATacaaatgttattattttaatgcatTCAAAAGATAATATGCTTGTCtttgaaacaatttatataagaaCACAGATACAAGCTATTTGCGCTGGTTTTAGCCAATCCCTAGAAGATATATTATGGATTGTTTATTCATATGAatctaaattatattatgtaaagaaacaattactaatcgataatatttatcaagtaAAAGTTGAAGATAAAAGCTTTGTTTGTTTACAATCATACGattctaatataattttaggTTTGACAGAAGATAATCAATTAGTAGAGTTTCCTATAAGTACAGTAGAAAGAACACTgtcaatagaaaataatacttttattaatCTTCACTTCAATATGTTAGATGGTGTGTCACTTATAATGGATAAGATTTATAAAAGTACTCAAGAATTACAaactttaaatgaaatattaacagcagaaaaggataaattaaaaagaataaatttatatgcaCATAAAGACAAGATACACTTATGTCCAAAAATGATGATAAATTACATAGCAAATCAGATATTTTTATCAGCAAATTTTCATGATATCCTGCCAAAAAATAGTTGGATCGTCCTTAATGTAAAATTGGGATATCGAAATCTGTTTTGTATGAAGAAAATAGTAGGTCGGGAGACTATAgttgatatttatatacctGAAAATTTAATGGCAGATACATCACAAATTGCAATAGATTTAATAGCTTTTAGAGATAAAAGATATCCTTGGTGTTTAATAAGGAATTATGTAATCAGTGATTATgtggaaagaagaaagaagaaaaagagattaaatgtcgattttataaattctaaaattgcCATACTTAAAACTTGTATACAAGAAGGAAAcattaatatgaaaaaattatctgaaattaagaaaagtgtaagaaaagaatttagtgatatgtaa